CGGATGAATGAAGGATACACGCCCGAAACGGACGCCAAGCTTGGCGAAACGCTGCGCGAATTGCCAGAGGTGGAGGCTGCGCTCGCAAAAATTGATCAGGGTGGCTTCGCCGAGGCGGTCGTCCGCATGCTGATCCTGATGGCCCGCTCGCGCGGCGCGGTGCGCCAAAGCAGGCTTGAGCGATCCAACCTCGTCCTCCGATCGACGGAGCCGTTCAAGAGCCTCGGGGACGAACTCCGCTCAGCCATAATTCATGAGCAGACGCTCATCATCGACTTCGAGCCCGACGCCGCGATTGCGGTGTTGCCCAAGATGTTGCCGACATTGGAAGAACGCCAGCGCGCGATCGCGCTCGTTGAAGAAATCGCCGGCGATCCATTGGAGATGGCCGAAGCGACGGCAAGGCTAATCGCTGTTCTGCGCGAGACGCTGCAAACGCAAGCGCTTGTTGAGCCGCGAGAAAAGTCCCTGCAAGCTTGAAGCAAGAGTTAGAGATATGCGCTCGAACAAGCTCTTCAATGAATTAGCGGTGGGGCAGGAAGCGTCGATCGCCAGAGTCGTCGCGCCCGAGGACTTCATCGTGTTTGCCCACGCCAGCGGCAACCTCAATCCCGCCCACCTTCCGGACGAGAAAAATGATCGAGGTTCGGAAGCGGTGGCCCCCGCAATGTGGGTCGGTTCGCTTTTTTCCGCAGTTCTCGGCAATTTACTGCCGGGCGCCGGAACGAGCTATCTGTCGCAGACCCTTCGGTTCAACGTCAGAGCCCATATCGGCGACTCGCTCCTCGTCTCGGTGCGAGTGGAGGAATTGCGACCGCCCTCGACCGTTATGCTGCGCACCCAGGTCCATCGTGGTTCCGAACTCGTTGTCGACGGTATGGCCGAGGTGCTCGCCCCGACCATCCGGCAGACAATCGATGAAGAGGCGCTCCCTGGACTGACGCTGCAGCGCCATGTGCATATGGATCGGCTGCTTGCCGCCTGCGCTTCGCTGGCGGCTCTGCCAACGGCCGTCGTCGCTCCGGAGGAGGAAAATGCGTTGCTCGGCGCGCTCGCCGGCGCCCGCGAAAAGCTGATCGTGCCAATCCTCATCGGCGACGAAAAGAAAATTCGTAGCGTCGCCGCGTCTTGCGGCGCGGATCTTACGGGCATCGCCATCGAGAACGCCTGCAGTCATGATGCTGCTGCGGCGCGAGCCGTCGAACTTGTGCATCAAGGCGCGGTGGCTGCAGTGATGAAAGGGCATCTTCACACCGACGAGTTGCTGAAACATGTGGTGAAATCGCAGGGCGGCTTGCGCGTTGGCCGCCGCATCAGCCACGTCTTCATCATGGATGCGCCGACGCTGAAACAGCTTGTGCTCGTCACTGATGCAGCAGTGAATATCGCTCCGACGCTCGAAGAAAAGGTCGACATCGTTCAGAATGCGATCGATCTCGGCATCGCCCTCGGGATCGATCGCCCAAAGGTCGGCGTTCTCTCCGCTGTCGAGACGGTCAATCCAAAAATTCAGTCGACTCTTGATGCGGCGGCTTTGTCGAAAATGGCTGAGCGCAATCAAATCCGGGGCGGCGACGTCGACGGGCCGTTGGCGATGGACAACGCCCTCAGCCTCACCGCCGCTCGCAGCAAAGGCATCCATTCGCTGGTTGCCGGTAGGGCGGATATTCTCGTCGTTCCCAACCTCGAATCGGGCAACATATTGGCGAAAGAGCTGACCTATGCGGCTCAGGCCGAAGGCGCCGGCCTGATCATCGGCGCAAAGGTTCCGATCCTATTGACGAGTCGCGCGGATGACGAACAATCCCGTCTGTTCTCCTGCGCCGTTGCGAGCCTCTATGCCCATTGGCTAGCGACGGGCCAAAGCGCAGTCGAAGCGGAAGAAGCCCTGCGGGAAGCCGCACAGTGAGACGCCATGTCGTCACCTTGAACGCCGGCTCCTCGTCGATCAAATTCGCTTTGTATGCGGCGGAGGACGGCGAGGCGTCGCCCCTCGCCCTGGGCCTCGCGGAGATGACGGGAGAAGAGCGGCGGATAAGAGTGCGAGATAACTCTGGGGCAACGCTTTACGACGACGTCTGGTCGCAGACGGATGGCGCGGCTTTCCATGAGGAAGCTTTGAGGCGAATCCTCTCCTGGCAGGACGAAGCATTTCCCAGCGCGAACATAGACGCGGTGGGCCACCGTGTCGTTCATGGCGGCGTCCATTACGACGCCCCGGTGATCATTACCGGCGAGGTGATCGATCGGCTCGAGAAGCTCGTCCCGCTTGCTCCCCTGCATGAGCCCCACAACATCGCCGGGATCAAAGCTGCGCGTGACGCTTGGCCTGAATCTATTCAAGTGGCGTGTTTCGATACGGCGTTTCACCGCAGTCACCCCTTCGTCAATGACGTTTTCGCGCTACCGCGGCAATATTATGCTGAAGGGGTTCGACGCTACGGCTTTCATGGATTGTCTTACGAGTATGTGTCGACAAGGCTCAGGAAGGTCTCGCCGACTCACGCCAAAGGACGGGTGGTGGTCGCACATCTGGGGAACGGTGCGTCGATGTGCGCGATGCAGAACGGCCGATCGGTGGCGAGTTCTATGGGGTTCACGGCGCTCGACGGGCTCCCAATGGGCACACGTTGCGGCCAACTCGACCCGGGCGTCGTTCTCTATTTGATGCAGGAGAAAAAGCTGGGAGCCGAGGAGATATCGAACCTCCTCTATAAGGAGTCGGGTCTGAAAGGCCTATCCGGGATCTCTCACGACATGCGTCAACTTGAAGCTTCGGATGCCTCCGAAGCGCGAGAAGCGATCGAATATTTTGTGTTTCGCATTCGGCGCGAACTCGGCGGACTAACGGCTGTTCTGCAGGGAATTGACGCTATCGTTTTTTGCGGCGGCATCGGTGAAAACGCGTGGCGGGTGCGCGAGCGGGTGCTCGAAGGCATGGAATGGCTCGGCGTCGAGCTCGATCGCCACGCGAATGAGCAGCAGAAGGAAGTCATTTCCTCCGCGAAGTCTTCAGTGCGGGTGTTTGTCATTCCGACCAACGAGGAACAGATCATAGCGCGTCATGCGCTTCAGCTGGCGGATGCGAGAGCGGACGCTCTGGTTTGATTTTATGGCTAATTTAAACAATCGAGTGGGGTTCGCGAGACCTCAATCGATCGGAAAATGAAGGGCGTTTCTTGGACCGTTTGGCAGCAGATCAATCTGTTGATATCCAAACCCCGCGACCCATCGCTTCTAATCAGCTTCTAATTTTTAAAACACTTGCTTTGGAAATGTGTGCGTTCTTCATAACTATTTGAATTTATGGTGCCGGTTGCAGGCATAGAATCTAACCGACAAAAATCATTGGAATACAAGTTGGTAGCGTGTAGCAGTCAGACAGTTCGACCTTACCGTTAGCCTATCTTTTGGCGTGAGCGAGCCTGATTGCAGACAACACGGCTTGACAATTGTCGAGCTTTCGCCTATCACGGGCACTGCGAAAAAAGATAACCGGACGCTAAGGGCGTCTGGCGCTTTTTCGCGTCAGCACTCTTCCCGTCCAATCCGACAATCTTCCTCGCGACCGCTACGCGCGGGCGAGGTGACGAATGGGTGCTGAAGATGACGCATATCTGTGCTCGGCCGCAGCCGGCCGACCCACTGGTGACAGGGCAGACTTTCGCCGCCGAACTTGGCGTGAGCGCGCCGACTTTTCACAGATGGAAACGGGAAGGGCGGCTCCCGCCGCCAGCTCGCGTGCCCGGCGTGCCGCGCTGGCGACGCAGCGCCGTCGAATGTTTCAAGGGCGCCGCTGCCGCCACCTCGCAGGAGGCCGGCCGATGAACTCTCATGCACGATTTGAAGCCGCTCTTGTCGCCGCTCGCGGCGCCGAGCCGTTATCAGACGCCCACAGGAGCGCGCTCATGTCACCGCCGCGAACACTCGTTTTGGACGCCGGGGCGGCTGAGATGGACGGATTTTCTAGCATCGGCGGAAACGTCAATGTCCACGCGTTTGCGCAACACATGCTGGAACAGCACGCCGAGAGGGTCGCGCGCGTCGAAAGAATCCTCGCCATTCTGAACGGCGACGTCGTTCTCGACGCCTACGAATCACCACGGCTTATCAGCTTCGTCGCGTCGCTTCGTCACGGCGTCCCGCGCGTGCTCAGCAAGGCGCTCCGCCTTCTGCCCGATACTTATCCGGTTGCTGCCGCCGACGCGCTCGCAGCCGCGCTGCGCGACTTGCGCGCGTGGCGTCAAAACCGACCGGAGCCGCCGACGCGAGAAATCCTGGCGCGCGATCGTGGAGTCGCCTGATGGCTGTAATTCTCGACTTTCAAACCGAAAAGCGGCGCATCGAACTTATGGAACTCGACGACTTGGGCTTTGCGCTCGCGTGGCGCGACGCTTTGCTTTCGCCGGGATACGACGAATCGGCGAGCGGTCTGTTTAGGACCGTCGCCGAAGTTCGCTCGCGAACGCATCACGACCGACACCTTCGCGCGGCGCAAGGCGCGACGCGAAACCTGCCTTCTTTCTTCGTGATTTACGAACGTGCGGGCGGGGAGATTTACCTATGACGCAATTCATAAAATTAACTTCCGAACACGGCGACGCGCGGATGTTTCCACGCGACTCAATCAAGAGCGTCGCGACCGAACGCGAGGCGCAAGGTCATTTTGTCCGTTTCCGGGAGCCGACGCGCGAGAGTTGGTTTCTCGCGAGTCTTGCCGACCTCGACTCTCCGCCGGCCGAAACGATTGTCGGCGCGGCGACCGGCTGGGCTGTGGTCGAGATAAAGCCGCAAGATGGCCTGCTCACGCCAACGTTTCACCCTGTGGTCGCATGGCGCGTCCGTCCGGGCGAAGCGCCCGAGCCTGTTCACGTCGGGCCGCCGGTAACGTCTGAAATAATTATCGATGCTGAAGGGTTCGGGCAGAATTGGCGGCGGAACTCTGCTTTCAAATTCGCAGAATGGTTGGCGAAGCGCCAACGTTCGGAGTTTCGCAAGGCCGGCTGGCCGAGCGTGAAGCCGGACGCCGATGGCGTGTTGCGGCTAGACTTCGGACCGCCCGGAAGTGAGCCCCGCGAACTGGCGTTCGCAGAGGAAATCATCACAAGCGACGATCCGAACTTTGCAGACATAGCGAGGTCGGAAATTGAGGCGATGCACGTGCGCTTACGAGCGGCAAAAACGGCGGAAGTGAAGCCGGCGTGAGCGCCAACGAAAAAGCCCGGCAACGCGTGGGGCGCGGCCGGGCGAAGTCCTGTAGCAATAATCGGGGTTTCATATATTGGATACAAACATCATAGTCAAGCCGGTCTTGACAGATAATTCGGACGCCGTAACGCCTTCCGGCAATCATAAACCGGAACACAAGATTGTCCGTGGGAACCACGACAATGGCCGCCGGCTTGTTGATGCGGGCCTTGCCATATTTCCTGTTCACGTCACCCCGGACAAAAAGAAAAGACCGATCGCGAGCGCATGGACGCAACTCAACTCGGAGTTGACGGACGAACAGCGCGCCGCTGTCGTCGCGGATTTCCGAAAGGAGCATGACGGCCGCGAGCCAGCGTATATCGGCGCGACCAACAATCGCTTTGGACTCAAGAAAATCGGCGAAGCGATCGATCCATGGCGCACGCCTTATGGTTGGTCTATCTCGACCGGGCCAAGCGGACTCTTCGTCATCGATTGCGATGGCGCCGAAGCCGTCGAATGGTTTCGCGAGTTTTGCGAGGAAAACGATATCGACCTCTCGCAATGTCCTCAGGTAAAAACGCAAAGTGGGGGGTGGCACATTTACTTTGCAGACGACGCGGCGTCGCCGACGCGAACGGCAGCGGGTTTGAAGCGCTGGAAATCTGACGACGGAAAGAGGATCGCAGGCATAGACCTTCGCGCCGCAGGCGGGCAGACGGTCGCCCCCAACACTTTGCTGACCGATGGTCGCGAGTATGCAGCGATTGAGGGAACGGCAGACCTCGCGACGGCTTACGCTTCGAAGTCGATTCCCTTAGTCCCGCAAGTGTTGCGCGAATGGGTCGGCGCGAACCGCAGCAAGGCGACGACAGATGTTGACGACATCGAGATTGCGAAGCTGCGCGCAGAAGTCGACGGCGCTCCGATTCCATCATTCGATGAAATCGTAACCCCCATTGGTGATCTTGATTTTGAGGCGGCCCTTAGCGAGAACGCGCGTTTGCGCGCAGCATGGGAGTCCGATGTAGACGGCGACCATTCTGCGGCTCGGATGGCGCTCGCAAATCATCTTGCGATGGCCTTTCCTGGCGAACTGACGGCCGCTCAGTATGCGGCGTTCCTTAGCGAGTTCGAAGGGGCGGGGACGTTTGATCCCGAGAAACGCAAGCGCCCAGCGGAAGCGCAGAAAGGCCGATACGACACACGCGATATAGCCCGCGAGTTTGCGAAGGCGCAGATGAATTATTACGCCCAACACGCGCCGTCAGATGGTAGCGCGTTCACTGCGATTGAAGGTGAAGATGGCGCGGATCAATCCGCGTCGCCCAAAAAGGCTGGCGTCAAATCCCTGATTGAGTTTTGTGCGGAATACACACCTGTCGAATTCTTGTTGGACGGCGTTATCGAGCGCGCCAAACTCTACACAATGACCGCGCCTACCGGGGCGGGCAAGACGACTATGCTGGCGTCGCTAGCGCTCGCGGTCGCGGCGGGTCGCGATGACGTGTTTGGGAGAGAAACGCCGCAAGGCCGGGTGCTCTATTGCTCATTTGAGAACCCGGACGATTTCCGTGTGAAATTGATGGCCGCCGCGGAAGCGCATAGAATCGAACTCGGCGCCATCAACGCAAACTTTAACATTCTCGACGTGCTCCGCGATCCAAAGGCGTTGTGCAAGAACGCTGAGCGGAGCGGCCCATATGCCCTCGCAATCATCGACACTTTGCAGGCGGCTTTTCAGGGGGACGACTCGAACTCAAACGATCAAGTCAAGAAATTCGCCCAAGGCATTCACCCGATCACCCTGCTTGAAGGCCGCCCGAGCGTCATCATGGCGGCGCACCCGGTCAAGGGCGCCGACAAGGACAAATTAGTCCCGTATGGCGGCGGCGCGCTGCTCAATTACGTGGATGGCAACTACACGCTTTGGAAGCCGCAAAGCAGCAATGTCGCCACGTTGCATTATCAAGGCAAATTTCGGGGTTCTACCTTCAGCCCCATCTCGCTCGATATCTCGGGTTTCGAGTCTTCATTGCTTGACGCCAAGGGCCGGCGCAGGTGGTTGCCGGTTGCTCGAATCATGGACAATGAAGCCGCGGCGAGCGCCAGGGCGAGAGAGGAACGCGACGCCCTGTCAGTTGACGCCCGATGGCTTCACGCTATCAGCCGCGCGCCCGAGGCGACGCAGGATGTGTTGAGCCAAACGATGGGCGTGAGCAGACCGGCCGCGCAGCGGCGTCTCTCTAAATTAAAGGAGCAGGGCTTGCTAGCGCTCATGGACGGAAAGCGCGTTCTGACGGACGCCGGACGCCAAAAGCTGGCAGAGGCGGAGACGGCCGCGAAGCGGACTTTCGAAGCCGTGCCGGAGGAAGATGACGCCCACTTGTGATCCGACGCCGCCCGCCGTCAAAATCAAAATCGAAACGCCCGCCCCGATCGGCGGGCTTTCTTTTTCCCGGCTACCCCGAAAGGTCCGCGCCGAAAACACACTTTCAAAGGTCCGCCTTTGAGCGTTCGAAGGCGCCAGAATAAGGCTAAGCTTGTGTTTGCTCGCTCGCCCCAAATCAAGGGGTAAAAAGGAGCGAGCGAACATCGAGCAAAAAGCGAGCAAGACCGAGCAGACGAATCTTGTATATCATTGATTTATATAATAAACGCCTTTGCTCGCTCGCTTGCTCACCGGGCAAAAGGCCCATTCTTGCTCGCTTGCTCACCCCTTCCCCTCCCTGGAGGGGGAGGGTGAGCGAGCAGAGCGGGCGAATGATCAGGTGAGCGAGCATAAAGTCTATCGCGGCAAGAGAAGGAATGGGGCATTCACAAGCCGCGCTCATAGCCGGGAGAAAGGAGTCGCCCCGCCGGACATTGAAACGCCGGGCGCTCGCCGCCGCGACTGCCAGGACCTTGGACGTGCCGCCGCCGCCGAGCGCCGATCACAGCCCCGGAAGCCTCAGGGGGCGACCCAAGCCATCGGGAGCAACCAAGCCGCGCCCAAGGGCTGCGGCGGCCTTGCGCTCTATACCGTTACTCGTCGACTGGCGGTGGGTCTGTGATTGCGCTGATCGATCAGTCGACGACTGCTCCGCCTGGGACCACTGGCGTCATAACCTCGGCATTTCCGATCCGGCTCGAACGGCAATAAGGGGGTCAAAAACCCCGCCCCAACCACTTACGCAGTACGCCTCGCCGCCGCCCCGAGCGCCGATCACAACACAAAGCCGTCAAAACCCGAAAAGTAATAACTACCTACAAACACCTTGCAACGTGCAAGCATAACCTTGCAATGTTGTGAGATAACCAGTCGAATAGAATATTCGCAAAAAATATTCAAATATCCGCTTGACAGAAACCCCAAGCTGATCTATCTGACGTTCAGATGGCGGAACTCGCCTTGCTTTTGTTTGATGGTTTTCACGATGCGATTGTTGACGCAGACGCAAGCCGCCGAGCGGCTTGGCGTTACCTCTGAGTCGATTCGGCTTCGGCGCAAAGCTGGCAGATTTCCCGAGCCAATCGAAAACGTGCCAGGCCATCGGCCGAAATGGTCGCTAGAGGAAATCGACGCATTGCGGCGCCCCGCCAAGGAGAGCTACGGCGATCGCGCGATGTCGCCAATCGAGTGGATTCGGCTTGCAGAGCAAGCGCTACGTGTCGAACAATTCGACAAGGCATGTGCGCTTGCCGAAACGCTCGCCGACGCTACGCCAACAGGACAGGGCCGAATGCTCGAACGCGCTGCGGTTTATGGCGAGGCGCGTTGCGGCTCGGCGCCGACGGTTTCTCCGCCCGATCACGCGGCGCGCCTCGCCCGCGCGAGGCGCCAACAAAAAATCGCGGCGCTCTTTTCGGAACGTGAACGCACAATGCTCGGCGCGATCCTTGTTGACGATGCGACATTCACCGAAGCCGGCGCACTTGTGGGGCTCGGGGCGAAAGAAGCCCGAGATGTATTCCTCGATTGTGTGGCGCGGCTGTAGCCCCACAAAATTCCGAAAGGCAATCCCGTGTCGAAACACGCCGTATATTCGCTAGACGGCGAACGCCTTCTGGACAAGGTCGACATTGCGCGGCTTGCCGGGCGCACGGTTCAAACAATTTTCAATTGGCGCAATCGCGGGCTCCTGCCGGCGCCAGTCGCCGCGCCCGGGCGTGAGATGTATCGCGAGTCCGATGTTTTGCGGATGCTGGGACACGCGCCAGCGGAGCCCGAACGTGAGTTGTCCATCGAACCGGCGCTTGAGGCGATCGAACGCGATCCAATGCGAGAGCAACGGGATTTAACGACGGTCCTCGCGCTCGCGGCGCGCTACCCTGGTTGAGACTACCCCCTTCTTAGATCGGCGTCGTAGGGCTTCACGACGCCGTGCGCGCCGCTTGTTCGCTTTCCGCAGACGGCGACGGCGGCGCGCATCTGCAGTTCTGTGTTTGGCGTCGCGGCGCGTTCGCCATTTCTCGCGCTCCGCCAATGGCGCGCCGTCTCTCGTTCACCCAGTCGCGAGACACGGCGCGCGCATCTTATTCAACACGCTTCGCCGTTCGGCGAGCGAAGGTTCATACCATGACATTGGAAAGTTCAGAGCGGGGCGACAGCTTCACGCATCCG
Above is a genomic segment from Methylocystis rosea containing:
- a CDS encoding bifunctional enoyl-CoA hydratase/phosphate acetyltransferase, which translates into the protein MRSNKLFNELAVGQEASIARVVAPEDFIVFAHASGNLNPAHLPDEKNDRGSEAVAPAMWVGSLFSAVLGNLLPGAGTSYLSQTLRFNVRAHIGDSLLVSVRVEELRPPSTVMLRTQVHRGSELVVDGMAEVLAPTIRQTIDEEALPGLTLQRHVHMDRLLAACASLAALPTAVVAPEEENALLGALAGAREKLIVPILIGDEKKIRSVAASCGADLTGIAIENACSHDAAAARAVELVHQGAVAAVMKGHLHTDELLKHVVKSQGGLRVGRRISHVFIMDAPTLKQLVLVTDAAVNIAPTLEEKVDIVQNAIDLGIALGIDRPKVGVLSAVETVNPKIQSTLDAAALSKMAERNQIRGGDVDGPLAMDNALSLTAARSKGIHSLVAGRADILVVPNLESGNILAKELTYAAQAEGAGLIIGAKVPILLTSRADDEQSRLFSCAVASLYAHWLATGQSAVEAEEALREAAQ
- a CDS encoding AAA family ATPase, with product MTDNSDAVTPSGNHKPEHKIVRGNHDNGRRLVDAGLAIFPVHVTPDKKKRPIASAWTQLNSELTDEQRAAVVADFRKEHDGREPAYIGATNNRFGLKKIGEAIDPWRTPYGWSISTGPSGLFVIDCDGAEAVEWFREFCEENDIDLSQCPQVKTQSGGWHIYFADDAASPTRTAAGLKRWKSDDGKRIAGIDLRAAGGQTVAPNTLLTDGREYAAIEGTADLATAYASKSIPLVPQVLREWVGANRSKATTDVDDIEIAKLRAEVDGAPIPSFDEIVTPIGDLDFEAALSENARLRAAWESDVDGDHSAARMALANHLAMAFPGELTAAQYAAFLSEFEGAGTFDPEKRKRPAEAQKGRYDTRDIAREFAKAQMNYYAQHAPSDGSAFTAIEGEDGADQSASPKKAGVKSLIEFCAEYTPVEFLLDGVIERAKLYTMTAPTGAGKTTMLASLALAVAAGRDDVFGRETPQGRVLYCSFENPDDFRVKLMAAAEAHRIELGAINANFNILDVLRDPKALCKNAERSGPYALAIIDTLQAAFQGDDSNSNDQVKKFAQGIHPITLLEGRPSVIMAAHPVKGADKDKLVPYGGGALLNYVDGNYTLWKPQSSNVATLHYQGKFRGSTFSPISLDISGFESSLLDAKGRRRWLPVARIMDNEAAASARAREERDALSVDARWLHAISRAPEATQDVLSQTMGVSRPAAQRRLSKLKEQGLLALMDGKRVLTDAGRQKLAEAETAAKRTFEAVPEEDDAHL
- a CDS encoding MerR family transcriptional regulator — translated: MSKHAVYSLDGERLLDKVDIARLAGRTVQTIFNWRNRGLLPAPVAAPGREMYRESDVLRMLGHAPAEPERELSIEPALEAIERDPMREQRDLTTVLALAARYPG
- a CDS encoding acetate/propionate family kinase is translated as MRRHVVTLNAGSSSIKFALYAAEDGEASPLALGLAEMTGEERRIRVRDNSGATLYDDVWSQTDGAAFHEEALRRILSWQDEAFPSANIDAVGHRVVHGGVHYDAPVIITGEVIDRLEKLVPLAPLHEPHNIAGIKAARDAWPESIQVACFDTAFHRSHPFVNDVFALPRQYYAEGVRRYGFHGLSYEYVSTRLRKVSPTHAKGRVVVAHLGNGASMCAMQNGRSVASSMGFTALDGLPMGTRCGQLDPGVVLYLMQEKKLGAEEISNLLYKESGLKGLSGISHDMRQLEASDASEAREAIEYFVFRIRRELGGLTAVLQGIDAIVFCGGIGENAWRVRERVLEGMEWLGVELDRHANEQQKEVISSAKSSVRVFVIPTNEEQIIARHALQLADARADALV
- a CDS encoding helix-turn-helix transcriptional regulator, translated to MTQTQAAERLGVTSESIRLRRKAGRFPEPIENVPGHRPKWSLEEIDALRRPAKESYGDRAMSPIEWIRLAEQALRVEQFDKACALAETLADATPTGQGRMLERAAVYGEARCGSAPTVSPPDHAARLARARRQQKIAALFSERERTMLGAILVDDATFTEAGALVGLGAKEARDVFLDCVARL